The sequence below is a genomic window from Myxococcus guangdongensis.
CACGAGGAGGAATGTACAGGATTGCGTGGACTGCCTTGCGTTGACTGTCTTACAGCGATGGCGTTGGTTTTCCACCGGGGTGTGCGAGCCTCTCCGATGTACGTCGCGTCAGTCCTCTTCGCCCGTCGTCATGTCCGCCGGGTCGGGGTCGTAGCGGAGCAGCTCCCCCGGCTCGCAGCCGAGCGCCAGGCAGAGCTTGGACAGGGTCGAGAAGCGCACCCCACGGACCTTGCCCGAGCGGAACAGGGACAGGTGCGTCTGGCTCACGCCAATCTGCTCGGCGAGCTGCTTCGCCTTCATGCCTCTTCGGGCGAGCACCTCGTCCAGCATGATTCGAATCGGCATCAGAAGATCTCTTCGAGCTCGCTCTGCAGAGCGGAGGCATGCGTCAGGACGTGCGCGAGGAGCGTCAGCGCGAGCCCCACCGCGCCCAGCACCAGACCTCCCACGTCGTAGGCGATGACATAGCCCGGCTGGAAGCCGAGCGCGCGCATCAGGCTGGGGACGATGAACACGCCCAGCAGCGCGCCTGACGCCAACATGACTCCGACGCGACGCAGGGCGCGGGTGATGGTCGGCGTGAAGAGCTCGCCTCGCGCGAACGCCGCCAGCGCCTGCCGCACCCACCAGAGCGCCAGCAGGTAGAACACCTCCGGGACCGCCGCCACGCCCTGCTGCGCCCACCGGCGCGCCGACTCCCCACCCCCCTCCCGGAACAGCGCGAGCGTGACGGCGGAGAAGCGCTCCAACACCAGCAGCGCCGTCAGCAGCGCGACCAGCAGGGTCATCAGGCGACGCAGCTGCCCGCTTCGGCTGCGGATTCGGGCGGTCGTGGTCTTCGCGGTCATGGCGAAGGGGACTTTAAGCTTGACTTAAATTCCGAGGCCACTCATTTAATTTAGAGTTAAATTTTTCGACTCGAGGTCCTGGTCCATGAACTGCGTCGAAGTCCGGGAGCTGGTGCATCGCTATGGCGGGGACACGGTGCTGGGAGGCATCGAGCTCCAGGTGCCTCAGGGGAGCATCTACGGCTTCCTGGGGCCCAACGGCGCCGGGAAGACCACGACGCTGCGGCTGCTGCTGGGGCTGCTGAAGAAGCAGCAGGGCTCCATCACCCTGTTCGGACAGAGCCTCGACGCACATCGCATCGACATCCTGCGCAAGGTCGGCGCGCTCATCGAGAGCCCCTCGGTCTACGACCACCTCACGGCCGTCGAGAACCTGGAGCTCTTGCGGCGGGTGCATCGGTGCCCGCCCCGTCGCATCCAGGAGGTGCTGTCCCTGGTCGACCTGGCGGACACGAAAGGCAAGAGCGCCCGCCAGTTCTCGCTGGGGATGCGGCAGCGGCTGGGCATCGCCATCGCGCTCCTGCACAGCCCCGAGCTGCTCATCCTGGATGAGCCCACCAACGGGCTCGACCCGAACGGCATCATCGAGATGCGAGAGCTCCTGAAGCGGCTCAACCGCGAGCACGGCATCACCATCCTCATCTCCAGCCACCTGCTGGCGGAGATTGAGCGGTTGGTGACGGACGTCGGCGTCATCAGCCACGGGGTGATGCGCTTCCAGGGGCCGATGAGCGAGCTCAAGCGCAGACAGCCGCGCGGGCTCACGCTCAGCCTGCGGACCAACGATGACGGCAAGGCCCTACGAGTCCTCGCGGAGCAGGGCCTGGGAGCGCGGGCCGACGAAGGGCGGCTCGTCCTGCCCAGGTCCTCCGACGGGGAGGTCGCCGCGGTGAACCGGTGCCTCGTGAGTCAGGGCCTGGAGGTGTACGAGCTCAGCGCCGGCGGGAACGACCTCGAGGCCAACTTCATGGAGCTCATCGAGGTGCGCCCATGAGCCCGGCCTTCTTCTTCAGTCTCCAGAGTGAGTGGCTCAAGCAGCGCAAGAGCCTCGCCTCCTGGATGGTGTTGTTGGGGGCGTTCTTCACGCCGGCCATCGTCGTCGTGGTCCGGCTGCTCCATCACGAGGCGCTGCCGGCGCTCTACGCCAAGGAGGACTTCTGGTCCGCGCTCTGGAAGAGCTCGTGGGAGTCGGCGGCCATCTTCTACCTCCCCATCGGGGGCATCCTGGCGACGACGCTGATTGCGCAGATTGAATACA
It includes:
- a CDS encoding DUF2975 domain-containing protein, translated to MTAKTTTARIRSRSGQLRRLMTLLVALLTALLVLERFSAVTLALFREGGGESARRWAQQGVAAVPEVFYLLALWWVRQALAAFARGELFTPTITRALRRVGVMLASGALLGVFIVPSLMRALGFQPGYVIAYDVGGLVLGAVGLALTLLAHVLTHASALQSELEEIF
- a CDS encoding helix-turn-helix domain-containing protein, with amino-acid sequence MPIRIMLDEVLARRGMKAKQLAEQIGVSQTHLSLFRSGKVRGVRFSTLSKLCLALGCEPGELLRYDPDPADMTTGEED
- a CDS encoding ABC transporter ATP-binding protein yields the protein MNCVEVRELVHRYGGDTVLGGIELQVPQGSIYGFLGPNGAGKTTTLRLLLGLLKKQQGSITLFGQSLDAHRIDILRKVGALIESPSVYDHLTAVENLELLRRVHRCPPRRIQEVLSLVDLADTKGKSARQFSLGMRQRLGIAIALLHSPELLILDEPTNGLDPNGIIEMRELLKRLNREHGITILISSHLLAEIERLVTDVGVISHGVMRFQGPMSELKRRQPRGLTLSLRTNDDGKALRVLAEQGLGARADEGRLVLPRSSDGEVAAVNRCLVSQGLEVYELSAGGNDLEANFMELIEVRP